One region of Streptomyces davaonensis JCM 4913 genomic DNA includes:
- a CDS encoding sugar phosphate isomerase/epimerase family protein — MRPLGVNTWVWTSPLTDESLRELAPRIAHWGFDVIELPVEHPRDWNPEETAALLSSLGLAASVVLVMPPGRELVASPAVADTQDYLRHCVDVAVTVGAPAVSGPAYASVGRTWRMDAAERKAVYAELRENLKPVVAYAGERGVRIGIEPLNRYETSVINTVEQALDALPEECGLLLDTYHLNIEEADPLAAVRVAGDRIAHLQVCGTDRGTPGADHFDWTGFASAVDDSGYQGPLVIESFTADNATIATAASVWRPLAATQDALATDGLAFLRALTRT, encoded by the coding sequence ATGCGTCCCCTCGGCGTCAACACCTGGGTCTGGACCTCGCCGTTGACCGACGAGTCCCTGCGGGAACTGGCGCCCCGGATCGCCCACTGGGGGTTCGACGTGATCGAACTCCCGGTGGAGCACCCGCGGGACTGGAACCCGGAAGAGACGGCCGCGCTGCTCAGCAGTCTTGGTCTGGCCGCCTCGGTCGTCCTGGTGATGCCACCCGGCCGGGAACTGGTCGCCTCCCCTGCCGTCGCCGACACCCAGGACTACCTGCGGCACTGCGTCGACGTCGCCGTGACGGTCGGAGCCCCGGCCGTCAGCGGCCCCGCCTACGCCTCGGTCGGCCGCACCTGGCGGATGGACGCCGCCGAGCGCAAGGCCGTCTACGCCGAGCTGCGCGAGAACCTGAAGCCGGTCGTGGCCTACGCCGGTGAGCGCGGCGTAAGGATCGGAATCGAACCCCTCAACCGGTACGAGACCAGCGTCATCAACACCGTCGAGCAGGCCCTGGACGCCCTGCCCGAGGAGTGCGGGCTGCTGCTGGACACGTACCACCTGAACATCGAGGAGGCCGATCCCCTCGCGGCGGTCCGCGTTGCGGGCGACCGGATCGCCCACCTTCAGGTGTGCGGGACCGACCGCGGCACGCCCGGCGCCGACCACTTCGACTGGACCGGCTTCGCCTCGGCCGTCGACGACAGCGGATATCAGGGCCCGCTCGTCATCGAATCCTTCACCGCCGACAACGCCACCATCGCGACGGCCGCCTCCGTCTGGCGACCGCTCGCGGCGACACAGGATGCCCTGGCCACGGACGGCCTGGCATTCCTCCGCGCCTTGACGCGGACCTAG
- a CDS encoding substrate-binding domain-containing protein: MRVPPRRLLTGVALAALLPLAACSSDKPEVSASTSETPSFGEQNNTGAQSKFFNQADYDAQLAMRSKTPEGPEGKPWEQMIDPEMVDTAKHKKDGPYKLCFSNAAVNNPWRQVGWKTMQEEAALHKEIAAFTALDAEGKDDKQISDIAELQEKDCDALIVSPNTTATLTPAVTGACPKVPVIVFDRGVDTDCPVTFIKPIGGYAFGADAAEFLIDKVEPKGKILALRILPGVDVLETRWSAAKVAFDKSDLDVVGVEFTDGDAAKTKSIVSDYIQREGKIDGIWMDAGATAVPAVEAFEDAGLPVPPINGEDQQDFLQKWKDSDLTAIAPTYPTYQWRTPVIAALKILKGEQVPKVWNLPQPSITQDNLSTYLKPGMPPLHYALCGCEDMPGYPKKWGGKE, from the coding sequence ATGAGAGTTCCACCCAGACGCCTGCTCACAGGCGTGGCCCTGGCCGCGCTGCTGCCGCTGGCGGCCTGCTCCAGCGACAAGCCCGAGGTGTCCGCGTCTACTTCGGAGACGCCCTCGTTCGGCGAGCAGAACAACACCGGCGCCCAATCGAAGTTCTTCAACCAGGCCGACTACGACGCCCAGTTGGCGATGCGGTCGAAGACCCCCGAGGGACCGGAGGGCAAGCCCTGGGAGCAGATGATCGACCCGGAGATGGTCGACACCGCGAAGCACAAGAAGGACGGCCCGTACAAGCTGTGCTTCTCCAACGCGGCCGTCAACAACCCCTGGCGGCAGGTGGGTTGGAAGACCATGCAGGAAGAGGCCGCGCTGCACAAGGAGATCGCGGCCTTCACCGCCCTGGACGCCGAGGGCAAGGACGACAAGCAGATCTCCGACATCGCCGAACTTCAGGAAAAGGACTGCGACGCGCTGATCGTCTCGCCCAACACCACCGCGACGCTCACCCCTGCGGTCACCGGGGCCTGCCCGAAGGTACCGGTCATCGTGTTCGACCGCGGCGTCGACACCGACTGTCCGGTTACCTTCATCAAGCCCATCGGGGGCTACGCCTTCGGCGCGGACGCGGCGGAGTTCCTGATCGACAAGGTCGAGCCCAAGGGCAAGATCCTCGCCCTGCGGATCCTGCCCGGTGTGGACGTGCTGGAGACCCGCTGGTCGGCCGCCAAGGTGGCGTTCGACAAGTCCGACCTCGACGTCGTCGGAGTCGAGTTCACCGACGGGGACGCGGCCAAGACCAAGTCCATCGTCAGCGACTACATCCAGCGCGAAGGCAAGATCGACGGCATCTGGATGGACGCCGGCGCCACCGCGGTCCCCGCCGTCGAGGCCTTCGAGGACGCCGGCCTGCCCGTACCGCCGATCAACGGCGAGGACCAGCAGGACTTCCTGCAGAAGTGGAAGGACTCGGACCTGACGGCGATCGCCCCGACCTACCCCACCTACCAGTGGCGCACGCCTGTCATCGCCGCACTCAAGATCCTCAAGGGTGAGCAGGTCCCCAAGGTCTGGAACCTGCCCCAGCCGAGCATCACCCAGGACAACCTCTCCACCTACCTCAAGCCCGGCATGCCTCCCCTGCACTACGCCCTGTGCGGCTGCGAGGACATGCCCGGCTACCCGAAGAAGTGGGGTGGAAAGGAGTAA
- a CDS encoding ABC transporter permease: protein MTPPSWTVQRETHDQPPAPREGRSRLGELRSVLPAARDLPVFVVLAILLIAIAASNSYFLEAEGFLAFVKRAAPLAILAAGQYFVIVSGEFDLSVGSLVTAEVVIAARLIDGDSSATWPVLLLLLALGALVGLVNGLITTLLRVSSFIATLGMMLILSGAVFLWTDGAPRGALSEEFRRFGRGDLGPVPWSVVILAVITVGVVLLMRAGFGRRLVATGDNHRAAALSGVRIHRVRIAAFVLSGMSAALCAILLGGFAGVSAQVGQGLEFQAITAVVLGGVVLGGGRGSITAALAGAFTLEALFTLLNLHGISGALEYTVQGAILIAAVALGAVQLPRRSPAS from the coding sequence ATGACACCACCCAGCTGGACCGTTCAACGGGAGACGCATGACCAGCCACCCGCCCCGCGCGAGGGGCGCAGTCGCCTCGGTGAGCTGAGGAGCGTCCTGCCCGCGGCACGCGACCTGCCCGTCTTCGTCGTCCTGGCGATCCTGCTGATCGCCATTGCCGCCTCGAACTCGTACTTCCTGGAGGCCGAGGGGTTCCTCGCCTTCGTCAAACGGGCCGCGCCCCTGGCCATCCTCGCGGCCGGGCAGTACTTCGTCATCGTCTCCGGTGAGTTCGACCTGTCGGTCGGCTCCCTGGTCACCGCCGAAGTGGTCATCGCCGCCCGGCTGATCGACGGAGACTCCTCCGCGACCTGGCCCGTCCTCCTGCTGCTCCTGGCGCTCGGAGCCTTGGTGGGCCTGGTCAACGGCCTCATCACCACGCTGCTGAGAGTGTCTTCGTTCATCGCGACGCTCGGGATGATGCTGATCCTCTCCGGGGCGGTCTTCCTGTGGACCGACGGGGCTCCGCGGGGCGCCCTGTCCGAAGAGTTCCGGCGGTTCGGGCGGGGCGATCTCGGCCCGGTGCCGTGGTCGGTGGTCATCCTGGCGGTCATCACCGTCGGTGTCGTGCTCTTGATGCGGGCCGGCTTCGGCCGCCGCCTCGTCGCCACCGGCGACAACCACCGTGCTGCCGCGCTGTCCGGGGTGCGGATCCACCGGGTCAGGATCGCGGCGTTCGTGCTGTCCGGCATGTCCGCCGCGCTCTGCGCCATCCTGCTCGGTGGCTTCGCCGGCGTCTCCGCCCAGGTCGGCCAAGGCCTGGAGTTCCAGGCCATCACCGCGGTCGTGCTCGGCGGAGTCGTCCTGGGCGGCGGCCGCGGCTCGATCACAGCGGCCCTCGCCGGAGCCTTCACCCTCGAAGCGCTCTTCACGCTGCTCAATCTGCACGGCATCTCGGGAGCCCTCGAATACACCGTGCAGGGCGCCATCCTCATCGCCGCGGTCGCCCTGGGAGCCGTGCAGCTCCCGCGCCGCTCACCCGCTTCCTGA
- a CDS encoding ABC transporter permease — protein sequence MNQPTKTLRPPVRNATVRKIAADSPARPVFIALAVVAAVGWILVNADGGQLFSQDSLVGIQQRSAALGIVAVGQTLAILAGSLDLSVAYLISLTSLVAAETMAEYGVLAGIGAVLVLSALVGLVNGLVITRLKVHAFIATLGVALIIRGILDDRYDGPAGSVPTSFQRLGYDRIGPIPVSALLWGGIAIAAILLLRRTTLGFRIYAVGGDPEVARLSGVRTDRIIVATHVLCSLCAGAAGLLLAARLGAGAPTVGTDGGYDLESIAAVVLGGTALAGGRGGVAGTVGGVLVLAVLDSVFNQLEVNSFAKDVVRGVVIVAALAVYARGRRSK from the coding sequence ATGAACCAACCGACCAAGACCCTGCGCCCGCCGGTACGGAACGCCACCGTGCGGAAGATCGCCGCGGACAGCCCGGCACGACCCGTCTTCATCGCGCTGGCGGTGGTCGCCGCCGTCGGGTGGATCCTCGTCAACGCCGACGGCGGCCAACTGTTCAGCCAGGACAGCCTGGTGGGGATCCAGCAGCGCTCCGCGGCGCTGGGCATCGTGGCGGTCGGACAGACCCTCGCGATCCTCGCCGGCTCGCTCGACCTGTCCGTCGCCTACCTCATCAGCCTCACCTCCCTGGTGGCGGCGGAGACCATGGCCGAGTACGGAGTCCTCGCCGGGATCGGCGCCGTTCTGGTGCTGAGCGCCCTCGTGGGCCTGGTCAACGGGCTGGTCATCACCAGGCTGAAAGTGCACGCGTTCATCGCGACCCTCGGCGTCGCCCTGATCATCCGGGGCATCCTCGACGACCGCTACGACGGCCCCGCCGGCAGCGTGCCCACCTCGTTCCAGCGGCTGGGCTACGACCGGATCGGCCCGATCCCGGTATCGGCCCTGCTCTGGGGCGGCATCGCGATCGCGGCGATCCTCCTGCTGCGCCGCACCACGCTCGGATTCCGGATCTACGCGGTCGGCGGCGACCCGGAAGTCGCCCGGCTGTCGGGAGTGCGCACCGACAGGATCATCGTGGCCACCCACGTGCTCTGCTCGCTGTGCGCGGGAGCCGCCGGACTGCTGCTCGCCGCCCGGCTCGGCGCGGGCGCCCCGACCGTCGGCACCGACGGCGGCTACGACCTGGAGTCCATCGCGGCCGTCGTACTGGGCGGAACCGCCCTGGCAGGCGGACGTGGCGGCGTCGCCGGGACGGTCGGCGGCGTACTCGTACTGGCCGTGCTCGACAGCGTCTTCAACCAGCTTGAGGTGAATTCCTTCGCCAAGGACGTCGTGCGCGGCGTCGTGATCGTCGCCGCTCTGGCGGTCTACGCCCGAGGAAGGCGGTCGAAATGA
- a CDS encoding sugar ABC transporter ATP-binding protein, which translates to MTGIGKSFLGVRVLKGIDLEVEAGEVHAIVGENGAGKSTLMKILTGVHSPDEGQIEINGQEVSFGHPLAAQRAGVAIIYQEFTLLPERTVAENVFLGREPVRRGLVDRAAMDEATAELLASLGEESFGPRDLVRRLSVAQQQVVEIVKALSLDARIVVMDEPTAALAEHEVELLYRLVRQLRQRGIAVLYISHRLREIFELADQITVLKDGAKVTTVAAAWLNTNRLVELMVGRELGDYYPPRATAAPGPVLLSVRGGGNARLDGIDLDLRAGEIVGLAGLQGSGRTELVKALFGAEPFTRGEMEPRRTRSVRDGIAAGIGLVTEDRKAEGLALHQSVKDNALLVARTTRGRYKGAVLDLLTRVRLAPPDPGKEVRYLSGGNQQKVVLAKWLTVAPKVLLFDEPTRGVDVGAKAAIHELVRELAEDGMAVLLISSELPELIGMSDRIVVLREGRIAGHLPAGSSETAVMQLAAAS; encoded by the coding sequence ATGACGGGCATCGGCAAGAGCTTCCTCGGGGTGCGTGTCCTGAAGGGGATCGACCTCGAAGTCGAGGCGGGTGAAGTGCACGCCATCGTCGGGGAGAACGGCGCGGGCAAGTCCACGCTGATGAAGATCCTCACCGGCGTGCACAGCCCCGACGAAGGACAGATCGAGATCAACGGCCAGGAGGTGTCCTTCGGGCATCCACTGGCGGCACAGCGGGCCGGAGTGGCCATCATCTACCAGGAGTTCACGCTGCTGCCGGAGCGCACGGTCGCGGAGAACGTCTTCCTCGGCCGGGAGCCGGTGCGCCGGGGTCTGGTCGACCGAGCCGCGATGGATGAGGCCACGGCCGAACTTCTGGCCTCCCTGGGGGAGGAGTCGTTCGGGCCGCGTGACCTGGTCCGCCGGCTCTCGGTGGCACAGCAGCAGGTCGTGGAGATCGTCAAAGCCCTGTCGCTGGACGCCCGGATCGTGGTCATGGACGAGCCGACCGCGGCCCTGGCGGAGCACGAGGTGGAGCTGCTTTACCGGCTCGTCCGCCAGTTGCGGCAGCGCGGCATCGCCGTGCTGTACATCTCGCATCGGCTGCGGGAGATCTTTGAACTGGCCGACCAGATCACTGTGTTGAAGGACGGAGCGAAGGTCACCACCGTGGCAGCCGCTTGGCTGAACACCAACCGGCTCGTGGAGCTGATGGTCGGCCGCGAGCTGGGCGACTACTACCCTCCCCGCGCGACCGCCGCACCCGGACCGGTATTGCTGTCGGTGCGCGGCGGCGGTAATGCGCGGCTCGACGGGATCGACCTGGACCTGCGGGCCGGGGAGATCGTAGGCCTGGCAGGGCTGCAAGGTTCCGGGCGCACCGAGCTGGTGAAGGCGCTGTTCGGAGCGGAGCCGTTCACCCGCGGCGAGATGGAGCCGCGGCGGACCAGGAGCGTGCGGGACGGCATCGCGGCCGGGATCGGCCTGGTGACCGAGGACCGCAAGGCCGAGGGGCTCGCCCTGCACCAGTCCGTCAAGGACAACGCTCTGCTGGTCGCCCGCACCACCCGCGGCCGGTACAAGGGCGCGGTGCTGGACCTGCTCACCCGGGTCCGGCTGGCTCCACCCGACCCCGGCAAGGAGGTCCGCTATCTCTCGGGCGGCAACCAGCAGAAGGTCGTCCTGGCGAAGTGGCTGACCGTTGCCCCTAAGGTGCTGCTCTTCGACGAGCCGACCCGTGGGGTGGACGTGGGCGCCAAGGCCGCCATCCACGAACTCGTCCGTGAACTCGCCGAGGACGGAATGGCCGTCCTCCTCATCTCCTCCGAACTCCCCGAACTCATCGGCATGAGCGACCGGATCGTCGTCCTGCGGGAGGGCCGGATCGCAGGCCACCTGCCCGCGGGCTCCTCGGAGACAGCGGTCATGCAGCTGGCGGCGGCGTCATGA